In Nicotiana tabacum cultivar K326 chromosome 2, ASM71507v2, whole genome shotgun sequence, the following proteins share a genomic window:
- the LOC107822519 gene encoding uncharacterized protein LOC107822519, giving the protein MVASSNQANNARGFRNLSRSQLGGVIFGCKNNTMRECLSKQLFGLPIQHFSFVKNIDPGLPLFLFNYSDRKLYGVYEAAGSGQMYIDQYAWTSDGSFKTQFPAQVQIRVRLQCQPLLESQFKPLIMDNYYSQNHFCYELDHVQAGKLISKLSSLAYTPSSSPLQNSAKQRSIILGLPANDKREENGCFKSQELEDIFAYSSGLNGKLGATDTSLHSNGIQQPDNQAELDEKDLIYIKLKELALQREFSSGITNEPSEETTNAFLSPSINDAIIGQETLQEEQNIGCSYDSTGYPSVIAQLLQGIEELKAFKEEHIHKVDNLERKLAYAEQEIAQLKYKCMMLESSNTVCARADEMMIDCNDDVHLKHGSIFLAGGYDGVSWLSALDSYMPSLDVLKSLKPMNSVRAYASVAKLSGELYVFGGGTGSLWYDTVESYNPVDNKWTQCPSLKEKKGSLAGAALKDKIFVLGGGNGIECFSEVEMYDPQVGRWMNTQSMLLKRFALAAAEINGALYAVGGYDGSNYLATAERFDPREHSWTKIASMNTKRGCHALVALSGKLYAVGGYDGSTMVPSIEIYDPRLETWMIGEPMNHSRGYSAAAVLKESIYVIGGVQSNEEIVDVIECYKEGKGWQTPNLRAIGKRCFSSAIVLDEC; this is encoded by the exons ATGGTAGCATCATCAAACCAGGCAAACAATGCTAGAGGCTTTAGAAACTTGAGTAGAAGTCAGCTTGGAGGCGTTATATTTGGTTGCAAGAATAACACGATGAGAGAGTGTCTCTCGAAACAACTATTTG GTTTGCCTATTCAACATTTTTCCTTTGTGAAGAATATAGATCCAGGCTTGCCATTATTTTTGTTCAACTACAGCGATAGAAAGCTTTACGGCGTCTATGAGGCTGCAGGCTCTGGTCAAATGTATATCGATCAATATGCTTGGACGTCAGATGGTTCTTTCAAAACTCAATTTCCTGCGCAG GTTCAAATACGTGTACGTCTGCAATGTCAACCGCTGCTAGAAAGTCAGTTTAAGCCATTAATTATGGATAACTATTATAGTCAGAACCATTTCTGCTATGAGTTAGATCATGTTCAAGCCGGTAAATTGATCTCCAAGCTCTCGTCTCTTGCATATACTCCAAGTAGTAGTCCATTACAAAACTCAGCAAAACAGAGAAGTATAATCCTAGGTTTACCTGCCAATGACAAAAGAGAGGAAAATGGGTGTTTTAAGTCGCAAGAGTTAGAAGATATTTTTGCCTACTCATCTGGTTTGAATGGGAAATTGGGGGCTACAGACACTTCTCTACATTCAAATGGTATCCAGCAGCCAGATAATCAGGCAGAATTGGATGAGAAGGATCTTATATACATAAAACTTAAAGAATTGGCCCTTCAGCGGGAATTCTCAAGTGGCATTACAAATGAGCCTTCAGAGGAAACCACCAATGCTTTCTTATCTCCGTCTATAAATGACGCAATCATTGGGCAAGAAACTTTGCAGGAAGAGCAGAATATAGGCTGCTCTTATGACTCAACTGGTTATCCATCTGTTATAGCTCAG CTTCTTCAAGGAATAGAAGAACTGAAAGCTTTTAAGGAAGAGCACATTCATAAGGTGGATAATTTGGAGCGGAAGCTG GCTTATGCAGAACAAGAGATTGCTCAGTTAAAATATAAATGTATGATGCTGGAATCCTCAAATACTGTTTGTGCACGTGCCGATGAAATGATGATTGACTGCAATGATGATGTACACCTGAAGCATGGGTCGATTTTCCTTGCTGGAGGATATGATGGTGTATCATGGTTATCAGCTTTGGACTCGTATATGCCTTCACTTGATGTGTTAAAGTCACTTAAACCAATGAATTCAGTTCGTGCATATGCGTCAGTTGCAAAGCTGAGTGGAGAACTTTATGTATTTGGTGGTGGAACTGGAAGCTTGTGGTACGATACAG TTGAATCATATAACCCAGTTGATAATAAGTGGACTCAGTGCCCTTCTCTGAAAGAGAAAAAGGGTAGCTTAGCTGGTGCTGCTTTGAAGGACAAAATATTTGTGCTTGGTGGTGGAAATGGGATTGAATGCTTTTCAGAGGTTGAAATGTATGATCCTCAAGTAGGACGATGGATGAATACACAATCCATGTTGCTGAAG AGATTTGCTCTTGCTGCAGCAGAAATCAATGGTGCATTATATGCTGTTGGTGGGTATGATGGAAGCAATTACCTGGC GACTGCTGAAAGATTTGATCCCAGAGAACATTCCTGGACAAAAATTGCAAGTATGAACACAAAGAGAGGATGCCATGCGTTGGTCGCCTTGAGTGGAAAGTT ATATGCAGTTGGTGGCTATGATGGATCTACAATGGTACCAAGCATTGAGATATATGACCCCCGTCTGGAGACATGGATGATTGGAGAGCCAATGAACCATTCAAGGGGGTATTCAGCTGCTGCTGTTCTAAAGGAATCCATCTATGTAATTGGAGGGGTTCAATCCAATGAGGAGATAGTAGATGTG ATTGAATGTTATAAGGAGGGTAAAGGTTGGCAAACACCTAACTTGAGGGCTATCGGGAAAAGGTGTTTTTCCTCAGCTATAGTTTTAGACGAATGCTGA